The genomic region AATAAGGTTTATTATAAGTCTTCTTATTTCTATTAAGGTTAAAAATAACAGATAAGGTTTTTGCAAATAATTATAAAAACCTTATTTTAAAAGTTATAACCTTAGTAGAAAATAATCCGGCTAAACTCAAAACCTTATTACCTTATTCAACAGCAAAACAAGCGTTCTGTATCTTATTGATAATCAGCAATGTATAGCTTATGTTGACGCATATGCCTTTCAGGGCTTGAAGCAAGTTATTGCCTGTGTCATAGGGCGTTGCCCTTTGTTATTGATTTAAGCCCTTTGGGCTTTTATTTAACTTCGTAAAGTAGAACTAACAACAATTTCATTAAATAGAGCCAATAATTTTAGCATTAAGAAAAAAACATGAAAGCAGCAACTATTGTAATATTATTTTTCAGATGAAATATAAAAAACTAATCATAGCCATAGACGGACATTCTTCCTGCGGTAAAAGCACATTGGCAAAAGACTTGGCAAAACATTTTAAATATAATTATATTGATACAGGAGCAATGTATCGTGCTGTAACATTATATGTTATTGAAAATAACTTTTCTAAAGACAAGAAGATTAACGAACTGCTGTTACAACAAGCTTTTGAAGAAAAAAAAATTTTAATCGGTTTTCATTTTAACATCAAGACAAAAAAATCAGAAACATTATTAAACGGAAAAAATATTGAAAATCAAATAAGAGGAATTGAAGTTTCTAATCTTGTCAGTCCGGTTGCCGTTATTCCGTTTGTAAGATACAGACTTGTTGATCTGCAAAGAGAAATGGGAAAAGGAGGCGGAATTGTTATGGACGGAAGAGATATTGGTACTAACGTTTTTCCGAATGCCGATCTTAAAATATTTTTAACTGCCGATGCTGAAATAAGAGCCGAAAGAAGACATAAAGAACTGAAAGAAAAAGGGCAAGAAGTCAGCTTTGAAGATATCTTAAAAAATGTAAAAGAAAGAGATCATATTGATTCGACCAGAAAAACAAATCCTTTAAAACAAGCTAAAGACGCTGTTTTACTTGATAATTCAAACGTAACTGTTGCTGAGCAAACAAAAATTGCAATTAATTTAATTAATAAAGTTTTACAGAATTCAAAAAAATGAAGATAGAGACAGACACAAACTCCGGTTTTTGTTTCGGAGTTGTAAAAGCCATTGAAACAGCTGAATTTGAGTTGGAAAAAGGAGAACAACTATATTGTTTGGGTGATATTGTTCATAATGACGCTGAGGTTAAAAGACTTGAGAATAAAGGTTTAAAAACTATTAATTATGATGAGTTCAAATCATTAAAAAATGCTAAAGTAATGTTAAGAGCTCATGGAGAACCACCTGAAACATACCTAATTGCCAAAAAAAATAATATTGATCTTATTGATGCTTCCTGCCCCATAGTTTTAAATCTTCAAAGAAAGATAAATAAAGCTTATATTGATGTGAAAGATATAAACGGACAAATAGTTATTTTCGGCAAAGAAGGTCATGCCGAAGTAATTGGCTTGCTCGGACATACCGAGAATAAAGGCATAATTGTATCAGAAATTGAAGATTTAAAAAAAATTGACTATTCTAAACCGATAAATATCTTTTCGCAAACGACTAAAAGTCGCTCAAGTTATTTAAAAATAATTGAAGAAATAAAAAAACGTATGATCGAAGCACAAGGTAGTGATAATATTAATTTTATTTCTAACGACTCTATATGCAGGCAAGTTTCAAACAGAGATGTTTTTTTGGAAGAATTTGCAGGCAAACATGATATTATCATTTTTATAAGCGGCAAAAAAAGTTCAAACGGAAAAATTTTATACCAAGTATGCAAAAATAAAAATAAAAGAAGTTTTTTTATTTCCGATACTGACGAACTCGACAAATCTTGGTTCAAAAATAATGACTCAGTAGGAATTTGCGGAGCAACATCAAGCCCGAATTGGTTAATGGAAAAAGTTAAGAATGCAATTCAGAAATTAGAAATTTGATTTCAGTAGTCATAAACTTTCACAAATGAATAAAAACTTACCAAAAGAAATACTCTCTTTGTTACCTTTCTTCATCTTTTTTACAATCCTGACTTGGTTTGTTTCGGATAATATATTTTTTTGGGATACTGTTCAATTGGGGTCAAGACATGCACATTATTTTTATGAAAATAATTTCAGCAGTATTCTTTTGCCTGATAGTTTTGACAGCGGTCATATACCCGGTTTCGGGGTATATTTGGCATTTATTTGGAAGATATTCGGAAAAACATTATTTGTCAGTCATTTTGCAATGCTGCCATTTATTATTGGAATTGTTTGGCAAGCATATTTGCTCACAAAAAGATTCATTACAAAAAAACATATACTCTTTGCATTGGCTTTAATTTTGGCAGATGCAACATTATTATCACAATTTACACTGATAAGTCCTGATGTTCCTTTGGTTTTCTTTTTCCTTACAGCATTAAATTCTGTAATAAAACAAAATAAATTAATATTATCTCTTTCAACAGCCGGTTTATTTCTAATCAGCATGAGAGGAATGATGGTATCTGCCGGAATATTGGTATTAGACATCATTTTTACCGTAAATACCAAATCGTTTAAACAACTCATATTACAACTTCTGAAAAAATCAATAATATATCTTCCTGCATTTCTGATTTTTTTAATGTACAGCATATATCACTACAAAGTTAAAGGGTGGATCGGCTATCATGAAGACTCACCGTGGCAAAAAAACTTTGAAATCACATCTTTTTCG from Bacteroidales bacterium harbors:
- a CDS encoding 4-hydroxy-3-methylbut-2-enyl diphosphate reductase — encoded protein: MKIETDTNSGFCFGVVKAIETAEFELEKGEQLYCLGDIVHNDAEVKRLENKGLKTINYDEFKSLKNAKVMLRAHGEPPETYLIAKKNNIDLIDASCPIVLNLQRKINKAYIDVKDINGQIVIFGKEGHAEVIGLLGHTENKGIIVSEIEDLKKIDYSKPINIFSQTTKSRSSYLKIIEEIKKRMIEAQGSDNINFISNDSICRQVSNRDVFLEEFAGKHDIIIFISGKKSSNGKILYQVCKNKNKRSFFISDTDELDKSWFKNNDSVGICGATSSPNWLMEKVKNAIQKLEI
- the cmk gene encoding (d)CMP kinase, giving the protein MKYKKLIIAIDGHSSCGKSTLAKDLAKHFKYNYIDTGAMYRAVTLYVIENNFSKDKKINELLLQQAFEEKKILIGFHFNIKTKKSETLLNGKNIENQIRGIEVSNLVSPVAVIPFVRYRLVDLQREMGKGGGIVMDGRDIGTNVFPNADLKIFLTADAEIRAERRHKELKEKGQEVSFEDILKNVKERDHIDSTRKTNPLKQAKDAVLLDNSNVTVAEQTKIAINLINKVLQNSKK